The following are from one region of the Cytobacillus firmus genome:
- a CDS encoding dicarboxylate/amino acid:cation symporter — MKFGLLPRIIAAIALGILIGSFSPQWLIQLFATFNGLFGNFLGFAIPLIIIGFIAPGIGSMGKGAGKLLGITTGFAYASTVTAGLIAYFSATVLYPILLKNQNFKEFENPEDALLSPFFQVDMPPVMGVMTALLISFTLGLGLAAIKGNTLQNAMNDFRDIIEKLIEKVIIPLLPVHIFGIFANMTQGGQVGAIISVFAKVFVMIIALHLLFLLLQYSAAGSLMKANPLRLMKNMMPAYFTALGTQSSASTIPVTLKQVKKLGAREKIADFSVPLLATIHLSGSTITIVSCAIAVMMLQGQTTSFAEILPFILMLGITMIAAPGVPGGAVMAALGLLESMLGFNETMLALMIALYLAQDSFGTACNVTGDGALTLLSDKASGKEKKLQPQSAVKAG; from the coding sequence ATGAAGTTCGGTTTGCTTCCCAGAATTATTGCTGCTATTGCATTGGGTATTTTAATAGGTTCTTTTTCTCCCCAATGGCTTATTCAGCTATTTGCTACTTTTAATGGACTGTTCGGAAACTTTCTTGGTTTCGCGATTCCGTTAATTATTATCGGATTCATCGCGCCAGGAATCGGCAGCATGGGGAAAGGGGCAGGGAAACTGCTTGGGATTACAACCGGTTTTGCTTATGCTTCCACAGTCACTGCCGGTTTAATTGCCTATTTTTCTGCGACGGTGTTATATCCTATTCTATTAAAAAACCAAAACTTCAAAGAGTTTGAGAATCCTGAGGATGCTTTGCTTTCACCCTTTTTCCAGGTGGACATGCCTCCGGTAATGGGTGTCATGACGGCACTGCTGATTTCATTCACTTTAGGCCTGGGATTGGCCGCAATTAAAGGAAACACCCTGCAAAATGCGATGAATGATTTTCGTGATATTATTGAAAAATTGATTGAAAAGGTCATCATTCCTTTGCTTCCTGTCCATATTTTCGGGATCTTCGCCAATATGACGCAAGGCGGACAGGTTGGCGCCATTATTTCTGTATTTGCCAAAGTCTTTGTCATGATTATTGCTCTTCATCTTTTATTTTTACTGCTACAATATTCAGCTGCAGGCAGCCTGATGAAAGCCAATCCGCTCAGACTCATGAAAAATATGATGCCTGCTTACTTTACGGCGCTTGGAACCCAATCATCCGCATCCACCATTCCTGTTACGCTTAAACAGGTTAAAAAGCTTGGTGCACGCGAAAAGATTGCGGATTTCTCTGTGCCATTACTTGCAACGATTCATTTATCCGGAAGCACCATCACCATTGTGAGCTGCGCGATCGCCGTCATGATGCTGCAGGGACAAACCACATCATTTGCAGAAATCCTGCCTTTCATATTAATGCTTGGAATTACAATGATCGCGGCTCCCGGTGTTCCTGGAGGAGCTGTCATGGCTGCCTTGGGTCTCCTTGAAAGCATGCTCGGATTCAATGAAACCATGCTTGCGCTTATGATTGCTCTATACCTTGCCCAGGACAGTTTTGGAACTGCGTGTAATGTAACTGGTGACGGTGCGCTGACACTGCTGTCTGATAAGGCAAGCGGCAAAGAGAAGAAGCTTCAGCCCCAATCGGCAGTGAAAGCCGGCTGA
- a CDS encoding ECF transporter S component — MKSMRLGMAAMLIALTAIGAAIKVPAVIGSVALDAFPALLAAVLLGGYGGAAVAATGHLLSALLGGLPLGPLHLLIAVEMAFLVFVFSSLYQRGRRWLAGILFVLGNAFAAPLPFIFLMGQAFYLAIVPSLFIGSVINAVIAYIAIPRLVKLVGPALAKAGAEQ, encoded by the coding sequence ATGAAAAGCATGCGATTGGGCATGGCCGCTATGCTGATTGCACTGACAGCAATCGGTGCAGCGATTAAAGTTCCTGCAGTTATCGGAAGCGTGGCACTGGATGCATTTCCTGCCTTGCTCGCAGCCGTGCTGCTTGGCGGCTATGGCGGAGCGGCCGTTGCTGCCACCGGGCATCTGCTGTCAGCATTATTGGGCGGCTTGCCTTTAGGGCCACTTCATCTCCTGATTGCTGTTGAAATGGCATTTCTAGTCTTTGTTTTCAGCTCATTGTACCAGAGAGGCCGCCGCTGGCTTGCAGGGATTCTTTTTGTGCTCGGCAATGCCTTTGCAGCCCCGCTTCCATTTATCTTTTTAATGGGCCAGGCCTTTTACCTGGCGATTGTGCCTTCCCTTTTTATAGGTTCTGTGATTAATGCTGTTATTGCTTATATAGCGATTCCAAGGCTTGTCAAGCTTGTGGGACCTGCTCTTGCCAAAGCGGGTGCTGAGCAGTGA
- a CDS encoding cob(I)yrinic acid a,c-diamide adenosyltransferase: protein MKLYTRTGDEGKTSIIGGRVEKDDVRVEAYGTVDEVNCFVGQAMTQLDPAIFQDVLEDLEKIQHELFDCGGDLANVTKKRELKLTKESVDYLETKIDRLIEEAPKLERFILPGGAPASASIHIARTVTRRAERLVVSLKKADPDTSAVALKYLNRLSDYFFALARVINFRLNQKDVEYVRSANVFREGKRKEDK, encoded by the coding sequence ATGAAACTTTATACACGAACTGGCGATGAGGGAAAAACAAGTATTATCGGAGGCAGAGTGGAGAAGGATGATGTAAGGGTTGAAGCCTATGGAACAGTGGATGAAGTCAACTGTTTTGTCGGGCAGGCGATGACACAGCTGGATCCGGCCATTTTTCAGGATGTCCTGGAGGACTTGGAGAAGATTCAGCATGAGCTTTTTGACTGTGGCGGCGACCTTGCAAATGTTACGAAAAAGCGGGAGCTTAAATTGACGAAGGAATCTGTTGATTATTTGGAGACAAAGATTGATAGATTGATTGAGGAAGCGCCAAAGCTGGAAAGGTTTATTCTGCCTGGGGGAGCACCTGCATCTGCATCCATTCATATTGCCAGGACAGTAACCCGGAGAGCGGAGCGTCTTGTGGTCTCACTAAAAAAAGCGGATCCGGACACCTCTGCAGTGGCACTGAAATATCTGAATCGCTTATCGGATTACTTCTTTGCCCTGGCAAGGGTGATTAATTTCCGTCTGAACCAGAAGGATGTGGAATATGTGCGCAGTGCGAATGTATTCCGTGAAGGAAAGCGCAAGGAGGATAAGTGA
- the cobS gene encoding adenosylcobinamide-GDP ribazoletransferase: MKWLKGLLINLQFFTSIPIPISLPMDKPHLEKAIRTFPIAGLIQGGIYAFILYAFLEWTPFSLLAAAFAVWLAGILLTGGIHLDGWMDASDAFFSYRDQERRLDIMSDPRVGAFGVLSVIVLLGARFLFIYEIVLLLNPSSYFLIAVIPFLSKMVMGILLINVKAAKKEGLGSLFQQAAAKTTLSIYPVFLLAAAAAAWLAGFPAIVGFSFMVLFSILFFVLLSRKVIAWFGGMTGDVLGASVEGMEVLLWMILWLLHYFVMG, translated from the coding sequence ATGAAATGGCTTAAAGGATTATTGATCAATCTTCAATTTTTCACAAGCATTCCCATTCCGATATCCCTGCCAATGGATAAGCCTCATCTGGAGAAGGCAATCAGAACCTTCCCTATAGCCGGCCTCATCCAGGGTGGGATATATGCATTTATACTCTATGCTTTTCTTGAATGGACTCCTTTTTCTCTATTGGCAGCGGCCTTTGCCGTTTGGCTGGCCGGCATTTTGCTGACCGGCGGGATCCATCTTGATGGGTGGATGGATGCGAGCGATGCGTTCTTCTCCTATCGCGATCAGGAGAGACGGCTTGACATCATGAGTGATCCCCGGGTGGGGGCCTTCGGAGTGCTGTCTGTTATTGTCCTGCTGGGTGCCCGGTTTCTATTTATCTATGAAATTGTGCTTTTATTAAATCCATCTTCCTATTTTTTAATTGCAGTGATTCCCTTTTTAAGCAAGATGGTAATGGGGATCTTGCTGATAAACGTCAAGGCGGCCAAAAAAGAGGGGCTGGGCTCATTATTTCAGCAGGCTGCTGCTAAAACCACCCTATCTATTTACCCTGTCTTCCTTCTGGCTGCCGCGGCAGCTGCCTGGCTGGCTGGTTTCCCGGCTATTGTTGGTTTTTCTTTCATGGTTCTTTTTTCAATATTGTTTTTCGTATTATTATCAAGAAAAGTCATTGCCTGGTTTGGCGGAATGACAGGGGATGTCCTTGGGGCCAGTGTGGAAGGGATGGAGGTGCTTTTGTGGATGATACTGTGGCTGTTGCATTATTTCGTCATGGGCTGA
- a CDS encoding cobyric acid synthase — translation MKGIMIQGTSSDAGKSLIATALCRAFSNEGFRTAPFKSQNMSNNSYVTKDGNEIGRAQGIQAEAARTEAAVWMNPILLKPQSAQNAEVILLGKAVNSLSGRSYRESFYEKGLETIKEALSLLAAQYELLVIEGAGSPVEINLKDKELVNMKVAEIADVPVILVADIDRGGVFASIVGTLELFTKQERQRVAGIIINKFRGDITLFEDGIRWIEEKTGVPVLGVLPYLEDHMIDAEDSLSIQAAVPRAGEGILDIAVLRPPFISNFSDIDPFYYEDDVNIRWVRHLSEAGSPDAVIIPGTKSTIRDLRYFKEKGLADWIVRYAADGGSIAGICGGYQMLGRRLIDMAGSDTGNPYEKEKGLNLIPADTIFHERKKTVQVKGSLHSSTNLPVKEILDGYEIHLGETVLENDFDGNRLLLLQNGEEDGFYGNDGRLIGTYMHHIFHNDEWRGAWLNSLRKQKGIPSKEPVRIKALKDRKYSELAENMMQHLDWEKLKEIVFSWRKQNEMA, via the coding sequence ATGAAAGGGATCATGATTCAGGGGACTTCATCCGACGCAGGTAAAAGCCTTATTGCTACGGCTCTTTGCCGCGCATTCTCCAATGAAGGTTTCCGCACGGCTCCTTTTAAATCCCAGAATATGTCCAATAATTCATACGTGACAAAGGATGGGAATGAAATTGGCAGGGCACAGGGCATTCAGGCTGAAGCGGCAAGAACGGAAGCTGCTGTCTGGATGAACCCCATCCTCCTTAAGCCTCAATCCGCTCAGAATGCTGAGGTCATTCTCCTTGGAAAAGCAGTCAACTCCCTATCAGGAAGAAGCTATCGGGAATCCTTTTATGAAAAAGGGCTTGAAACCATCAAAGAGGCACTGAGTCTGCTTGCTGCTCAATACGAGCTGCTTGTCATAGAAGGAGCTGGCAGCCCTGTTGAAATTAATTTAAAAGATAAAGAGCTAGTGAATATGAAGGTCGCCGAAATAGCGGATGTGCCAGTCATCCTGGTTGCCGATATTGACAGGGGCGGTGTTTTTGCAAGCATTGTTGGAACTCTGGAGCTTTTCACCAAACAGGAAAGACAGCGGGTTGCGGGCATTATCATTAATAAATTCCGCGGAGATATCACGCTGTTTGAGGATGGCATCCGCTGGATCGAAGAAAAGACGGGTGTCCCTGTCCTTGGCGTTCTGCCTTACTTGGAAGACCATATGATCGATGCAGAGGATTCCCTATCCATTCAGGCTGCTGTCCCAAGAGCTGGTGAGGGTATTCTGGATATTGCAGTGCTGCGGCCGCCATTTATTTCAAACTTCAGTGACATCGATCCGTTTTACTATGAAGATGACGTGAACATTAGGTGGGTAAGACATCTATCGGAGGCTGGCTCACCTGATGCGGTGATCATTCCCGGCACAAAGAGCACGATTCGCGATTTGCGCTATTTCAAGGAAAAAGGTCTGGCGGACTGGATTGTGCGCTATGCTGCCGATGGAGGTTCTATTGCCGGCATTTGCGGAGGATACCAGATGCTCGGCAGGAGATTAATCGATATGGCAGGTTCTGATACCGGGAATCCGTATGAAAAGGAAAAAGGCTTGAATTTGATACCGGCAGATACCATTTTTCATGAACGAAAGAAGACCGTGCAGGTGAAGGGCAGTCTGCATTCAAGTACGAACCTTCCCGTTAAAGAAATCCTGGATGGATATGAAATCCATTTAGGTGAAACAGTTCTTGAAAATGATTTTGATGGCAATCGCCTTCTGCTGCTTCAAAATGGCGAAGAAGATGGATTTTATGGGAATGATGGCCGTCTGATAGGGACTTATATGCACCACATCTTCCATAATGATGAATGGAGGGGTGCGTGGCTTAATTCCCTGCGCAAACAAAAAGGCATTCCAAGTAAGGAGCCTGTCCGAATAAAAGCCCTGAAGGATAGGAAATACAGCGAACTGGCGGAAAATATGATGCAGCATCTTGATTGGGAAAAATTAAAGGAAATTGTCTTTAGCTGGAGAAAACAAAATGAAATGGCTTAA
- a CDS encoding ATP-binding protein, with protein sequence MRDVLSFPFNSEETIVVASDNSGAIGEKEQDAVQVPYEIVSYYSFRVAVMECMSAGAQPFAAAIQNFCGDDAWDQLIGGIKKGADELGLTELQITGSTESNFNLLQSAVGLSVLGKRKGELPADALIYTEDTRIAVLGSPLVGQELIEREAEAAPLKIFKMINSIEDTETLPVGSKGILAELNGLFFNREFEVKDFESGVDLQKSGGPSTCFIAVFPEKKSEEIRKMAGHYFHLLDINI encoded by the coding sequence GTGAGGGATGTCTTAAGCTTCCCTTTTAATTCTGAAGAAACAATTGTTGTAGCCAGTGATAACAGCGGAGCAATCGGCGAGAAAGAACAGGACGCTGTCCAGGTTCCTTACGAGATTGTTTCGTATTATTCCTTCCGTGTCGCTGTCATGGAATGTATGTCTGCTGGTGCTCAGCCATTTGCTGCTGCCATTCAGAATTTCTGCGGAGATGATGCCTGGGATCAGCTTATAGGGGGCATTAAAAAGGGTGCTGATGAATTAGGACTTACGGAACTGCAAATCACCGGCAGTACAGAAAGCAACTTTAACCTGCTTCAATCTGCGGTAGGATTATCTGTACTTGGCAAAAGGAAGGGAGAGCTTCCGGCTGATGCCCTAATCTATACAGAGGATACAAGGATAGCGGTGCTCGGTTCCCCTTTGGTTGGCCAGGAGCTGATTGAGAGGGAGGCGGAGGCAGCACCCCTAAAGATTTTTAAAATGATTAATTCCATTGAGGATACTGAGACGCTTCCTGTAGGATCAAAAGGTATTCTGGCCGAGCTGAACGGGCTGTTTTTCAATAGGGAATTTGAGGTTAAGGACTTCGAATCAGGAGTGGATCTGCAGAAATCAGGAGGTCCATCCACTTGCTTTATCGCGGTATTTCCTGAGAAGAAATCGGAAGAGATCAGGAAGATGGCAGGCCATTATTTTCATTTATTGGATATAAATATATGA
- a CDS encoding SulP family inorganic anion transporter — translation MKVLSKKEQWFGNVKGDILAGIVVALALIPEAIAFSIIAGVDPMIGLYASFCIAVTIAIVGGRPGMISAATGAMALLMVTLVADHGLQYLFAATILTGVLQILFGVLKLARFMKFIPRAVMIGFVNALAILIFMAQLEQFVDATWVMYAMVAGALAIIYLFPRFTKAVPSPLVAIIVITIIAIMTKSDVRTVGDMGTITSALPAFFIPDVPLNLETLKIIFPYSIALAIVGLLESLLTASIVDDMTDTASDKNMESRGQGIANIVSGLFGGMAGCAMIGQSVINVKSGGRGRLSTIVAGSFLMFLILVLGNIVVQIPMAALVGVMIMVSIGTFDWSSIKGLAKTPVTDSIVMVTTTVTTVFTHDLSKGVFAGIILSAIFFVAKISKVHVASRIEGDKKIYAVTGQVFFASVDELVAAFDFNEELKEVEIDFTQAHVWDDSGVAAIDKIVLKLRDSGVLVRLSGLNAPSSNLIERLAVHRKPGAKLSGH, via the coding sequence TTGAAAGTTTTATCAAAAAAAGAACAATGGTTTGGCAATGTGAAGGGAGACATCCTTGCTGGAATCGTAGTGGCATTGGCACTGATTCCTGAGGCGATTGCTTTCTCCATTATTGCGGGTGTCGATCCGATGATTGGATTGTATGCTTCGTTCTGTATTGCTGTAACCATTGCAATAGTTGGCGGTAGGCCTGGAATGATTTCAGCTGCAACCGGTGCGATGGCGTTATTGATGGTTACTTTAGTAGCTGATCACGGACTGCAGTATTTATTTGCTGCGACTATTTTGACGGGAGTCCTGCAGATCTTATTTGGTGTGCTTAAATTGGCCCGCTTTATGAAATTCATTCCCCGTGCCGTTATGATTGGATTTGTTAACGCACTGGCGATTTTAATTTTTATGGCTCAGCTGGAGCAATTTGTAGATGCTACTTGGGTGATGTATGCAATGGTTGCCGGTGCACTGGCGATTATTTATCTTTTCCCGAGATTTACGAAAGCAGTGCCATCTCCTCTGGTAGCGATAATTGTTATTACGATTATTGCCATCATGACAAAGAGTGATGTTCGCACAGTTGGCGATATGGGAACCATCACCTCAGCTCTTCCGGCATTCTTTATACCGGATGTTCCATTGAACCTTGAGACTCTGAAAATCATTTTCCCTTACTCTATTGCCCTAGCGATCGTGGGCTTGCTTGAATCTCTGCTGACTGCATCGATTGTGGATGACATGACCGATACAGCCAGTGATAAGAACATGGAAAGCCGCGGACAGGGAATTGCAAATATCGTGTCCGGTTTATTCGGCGGAATGGCAGGCTGTGCGATGATTGGACAGTCCGTCATTAATGTGAAATCCGGCGGAAGAGGCAGGCTGTCAACGATAGTAGCCGGCTCATTCCTGATGTTTCTGATTTTAGTATTAGGCAATATTGTCGTGCAAATACCGATGGCTGCATTAGTCGGAGTTATGATCATGGTTTCGATCGGCACTTTTGACTGGTCATCCATTAAGGGGCTCGCTAAGACGCCTGTCACTGATTCGATTGTTATGGTGACAACGACTGTTACAACTGTTTTCACCCATGACTTATCAAAAGGAGTTTTCGCGGGGATTATCCTAAGTGCGATCTTCTTTGTCGCTAAAATTTCGAAAGTGCATGTTGCTTCACGTATTGAAGGAGATAAGAAAATATACGCTGTAACAGGCCAAGTTTTCTTTGCTTCTGTAGATGAACTTGTAGCAGCATTCGACTTTAACGAAGAATTAAAAGAAGTTGAAATTGATTTTACACAGGCGCATGTCTGGGATGACTCAGGTGTAGCTGCCATCGATAAGATTGTATTAAAGCTTCGTGACAGCGGTGTGCTGGTCCGCCTATCAGGATTAAACGCGCCAAGCTCGAACTTGATTGAACGTTTGGCCGTTCACCGAAAACCTGGTGCGAAATTATCCGGCCATTAA
- a CDS encoding histidine phosphatase family protein encodes MDDTVAVALFRHGLTEANKSHAYLGWTDSPLCPELRDKLALVPQGYRRIFASDLGRCMKTAAILFPDHSIEPCPDWREMHFGEWEGKTYQELKDNPAYQEWLEDPFTGVLPGGESFASFTARVDKGWQNLTDQLLQGNNRDAAIITHGGVIRYLLGKYAPEQKEFWEWQVPFGRGYELRWTREEFRRGERCTSLQEAGLTGSPNG; translated from the coding sequence GTGGATGATACTGTGGCTGTTGCATTATTTCGTCATGGGCTGACAGAGGCCAATAAGTCCCATGCCTATCTGGGATGGACAGATTCTCCTTTGTGTCCGGAACTCAGGGATAAGCTTGCCCTGGTGCCTCAAGGCTACAGAAGAATTTTTGCAAGTGATTTAGGCAGATGCATGAAGACGGCGGCCATTCTATTCCCGGATCATTCTATTGAACCATGTCCCGATTGGCGAGAAATGCATTTTGGCGAGTGGGAAGGCAAGACATATCAAGAGCTGAAAGATAACCCGGCTTATCAAGAATGGCTGGAAGATCCTTTCACAGGGGTGCTGCCTGGAGGGGAATCCTTTGCATCATTCACAGCAAGAGTGGATAAAGGGTGGCAGAATTTAACCGATCAATTGCTTCAGGGAAATAACAGAGATGCAGCTATTATTACACATGGCGGAGTCATAAGGTATCTTCTTGGAAAGTATGCACCGGAGCAAAAAGAATTCTGGGAGTGGCAAGTTCCGTTTGGAAGAGGCTATGAGCTTAGATGGACACGGGAAGAGTTTAGGAGGGGAGAACGATGCACTTCATTACAGGAGGCAGGTTTAACGGGAAGTCCGAATGGGTGA
- a CDS encoding bifunctional adenosylcobinamide kinase/adenosylcobinamide-phosphate guanylyltransferase, with amino-acid sequence MAEGALIFITGGVRSGKSSFAEKLSARLAEKTDGKLHYIAAGKAYDSEMKERIQRHQDDRGKSGLGWTTWEKPSALEEISGNFTHQDIILFDCLTTLLNNELFKAEDSWRTREYQENLSSDILVAITEIRKNCRTLIVVSNEVLNEPIYKNELVITYSKILGTLHRNIVDMADEAYLVEAGIPIQMKGEPA; translated from the coding sequence ATGGCGGAAGGTGCGCTGATTTTTATCACGGGGGGCGTGCGGAGCGGAAAAAGCTCATTTGCGGAGAAGCTTTCTGCCAGGCTCGCAGAAAAAACAGACGGAAAGCTTCATTACATTGCTGCCGGAAAAGCATACGATTCCGAGATGAAAGAGCGGATTCAGAGGCACCAGGATGACCGGGGTAAGAGCGGCTTGGGCTGGACAACCTGGGAGAAGCCTTCTGCACTTGAAGAGATCTCGGGAAACTTTACCCATCAGGATATAATTCTTTTCGATTGCTTGACCACTCTCTTGAATAATGAGCTTTTTAAAGCGGAGGATAGTTGGCGGACCAGAGAATATCAGGAAAATCTTTCATCCGATATTCTCGTGGCCATCACTGAAATACGCAAAAATTGCAGGACCTTGATCGTTGTCAGCAACGAGGTCTTGAATGAGCCAATTTACAAAAATGAACTGGTGATTACATATTCAAAAATACTTGGGACGCTTCATAGGAATATAGTAGATATGGCTGATGAAGCCTATCTTGTTGAAGCAGGCATTCCCATACAAATGAAAGGAGAACCGGCATGA
- a CDS encoding bifunctional adenosylcobinamide kinase/adenosylcobinamide-phosphate guanylyltransferase has translation MHFITGGRFNGKSEWVKNFYQLADTPHKWISAYHCESAGDLDRNLIVFEGIELMIREWSQALEFEEIREKWQEMLEKWLQWEKADVSRKVVLIGSDISKGIVPMEALDRKWRDAAGWAFQDTAATADRVDLIWYGINQKIK, from the coding sequence ATGCACTTCATTACAGGAGGCAGGTTTAACGGGAAGTCCGAATGGGTGAAGAATTTTTATCAATTGGCAGACACTCCTCATAAATGGATTTCAGCTTATCATTGTGAGTCGGCCGGCGATCTTGATCGAAACCTGATTGTCTTTGAGGGAATTGAGCTAATGATTCGGGAGTGGTCGCAAGCACTGGAGTTTGAAGAGATTCGGGAAAAGTGGCAGGAGATGCTGGAAAAGTGGCTCCAATGGGAAAAAGCAGATGTTAGCCGGAAAGTCGTTTTAATCGGATCTGATATTTCAAAAGGGATTGTTCCGATGGAGGCGCTTGACCGAAAGTGGCGGGATGCAGCAGGATGGGCCTTTCAGGATACCGCTGCTACTGCAGATAGAGTCGATTTGATTTGGTATGGCATCAATCAAAAAATAAAATGA
- a CDS encoding universal stress protein produces the protein MFKKILMAADGSDHSIRAADKAIQLAEQNPDSEITVVYAVDGQTSKEDILHHFDKSIVDQVRKKRLEPIENLLKEKGIPYEIKILQGEPGPAIVEFANKMDFDVAVVGSRGLNTLQEMVLGSVSHKIAKRVKAPVMIVK, from the coding sequence GTGTTTAAAAAAATATTGATGGCTGCAGATGGATCCGATCATTCCATTCGGGCAGCCGATAAAGCCATTCAACTGGCTGAACAGAATCCTGATTCTGAAATTACCGTGGTGTATGCTGTTGATGGTCAGACCTCAAAAGAAGATATCCTTCATCATTTTGATAAAAGTATAGTGGACCAGGTGAGAAAAAAGCGTTTAGAGCCAATAGAAAATTTATTAAAAGAAAAGGGCATTCCATATGAAATAAAAATACTGCAGGGAGAGCCTGGACCAGCCATTGTGGAATTTGCCAACAAGATGGATTTTGATGTTGCTGTAGTTGGCAGCCGGGGTTTGAATACACTTCAGGAAATGGTGCTCGGAAGTGTCAGCCACAAAATAGCCAAACGTGTGAAAGCGCCTGTTATGATTGTTAAGTAA
- a CDS encoding VOC family protein: MELKLGYVILYAESLERTKHFYGELLGLKLRNEFGTYIEYDTGSTILSFNTREGGREVTGLPIPDGVRKEQTFELGFVTEEVEALVGKLKTAGVPVLLEPIEKPWGQKVAYVEDPDGHYIEICSPIG; this comes from the coding sequence ATGGAATTGAAGCTGGGGTATGTCATTTTATATGCGGAAAGTCTGGAAAGAACGAAGCATTTTTATGGTGAATTGCTGGGCCTGAAACTTAGGAATGAATTTGGAACTTACATCGAGTATGATACAGGCAGCACCATTCTTTCCTTCAATACGAGAGAAGGCGGACGGGAAGTCACCGGGCTGCCGATACCGGATGGAGTGAGGAAGGAGCAGACATTCGAGCTGGGGTTTGTGACGGAAGAAGTGGAAGCACTTGTTGGTAAGCTCAAGACCGCAGGGGTGCCAGTCCTGCTCGAGCCGATTGAAAAGCCCTGGGGACAGAAAGTGGCATATGTGGAAGATCCGGATGGGCATTATATTGAGATTTGTTCACCTATCGGTTAA
- the cobD gene encoding threonine-phosphate decarboxylase CobD — MIWPSHGSNPQYLYEAMDKQMPEPEERIDFSANINPLGPPSELKDRWGSLFPYISDYPDPHAALLKSKLAAAEGIKETQILVGNGGAELITLIGRMIAGKSALIIQPAFSEYEEACRVNNCRVSYYQLEAEDWNLDMEALSESLKDADAVFFCNPNNPTGVHYPKALVEKLLEKCQIHSCLLIMDEAFYDFACDYQSIVIEKDSNVVVLRSMTKMFSIPGLRLGYMMAGERLIERAAALKPHWSVNALALKAGEWCLDSKEHVRLTKNLIRQERERLVSFYQRLNFSVSPSAVNFYLLRDPRLDDQLPLFQFLLEKGMIPRHTMNFPGLEGRWLRFAIKGPKDNDVLMEAMEEWRKVR, encoded by the coding sequence TTGATCTGGCCTTCACACGGATCTAATCCGCAATATTTATATGAAGCGATGGATAAGCAAATGCCTGAGCCTGAGGAGCGGATTGATTTCAGTGCCAATATCAATCCCCTGGGCCCTCCCAGTGAATTAAAAGACAGGTGGGGAAGCTTATTCCCATACATTAGCGACTATCCGGATCCCCATGCTGCCCTTTTAAAAAGTAAATTGGCGGCTGCAGAGGGAATAAAAGAAACACAAATTCTGGTCGGAAATGGAGGCGCCGAGCTGATCACACTGATTGGCCGGATGATAGCCGGGAAAAGTGCGCTGATTATTCAGCCGGCCTTTTCGGAATATGAAGAGGCCTGCCGGGTTAATAATTGCAGAGTCTCCTATTATCAGCTGGAGGCTGAAGATTGGAATTTGGATATGGAAGCGCTATCCGAAAGTCTCAAAGACGCTGATGCCGTGTTCTTCTGCAACCCAAATAATCCGACGGGCGTCCACTACCCCAAAGCTTTGGTGGAGAAGCTGTTAGAGAAGTGTCAGATTCACAGCTGCCTGCTTATTATGGATGAAGCTTTTTATGACTTTGCCTGCGACTATCAATCTATTGTCATAGAAAAGGATTCAAATGTTGTGGTGCTGCGCTCCATGACGAAGATGTTTTCGATACCCGGCCTGCGCCTTGGATACATGATGGCAGGTGAGAGATTGATTGAAAGAGCTGCTGCCCTGAAACCGCACTGGAGCGTGAATGCCCTTGCTTTAAAAGCAGGAGAGTGGTGTCTGGACAGCAAGGAGCATGTCAGGCTGACAAAAAATTTGATTCGGCAGGAGAGAGAGAGGCTGGTTTCGTTTTATCAGAGATTAAATTTTTCTGTTTCTCCTTCTGCCGTAAACTTTTATTTATTAAGGGATCCACGCCTGGATGATCAGCTGCCTTTATTTCAATTTCTGCTGGAAAAGGGCATGATCCCGAGGCACACGATGAACTTCCCCGGCCTGGAAGGAAGATGGCTGCGCTTTGCGATTAAGGGGCCGAAAGACAATGATGTGCTGATGGAGGCGATGGAGGAATGGCGGAAGGTGCGCTGA